GCACCGAGGCCCGGGGATCCCGGCGCTCGGCCCTGCTCCTCCGTACGCTTTGGGGTCGTCCTTAGGCGGCGGGAGCTCTCTCCCGACCTCCGACGCCAGCCAAGAGGAGCTCATTGCTTTTGCATAAATTAATATTTCCCCATTAACAAGTCCCGTCCCCCTCTCCAAACGCGGCGCCCGCGTCCATGCGCCACATCCTAATGAGGTAATTATCATTTGCGCGTGTTCGGGGCTGGCGCCGGCTCCGTGGATAAATGGCAGTTTATTAGCACGATGCCCAGCTCGGCTGCGGAGGGCTAAGGGAGACTTCGGCAAATAGACGGACACTCAGGGGCCCTATGGAGCGGCGCGCCCGGGGCCCCCAGTCCTCCCCGCACCCCCCAAATCTGAAGGCCCCCAAAGTTGTGAATCACGCACAAAACTCTGCCTAGGTTTGAGTTTGGACtctccctccccgccccccccttCCCTCCACCGGCAAAATCATCACgattcctccccctccccctcgcGTCTCTTCCCTCTTTCGCGATTCGCAAACCGCTCGCACTTTCTGGAGAGGAGCGCGGGCGCCAGTTGCCTCCTTTAAAGTTTGAGGGGCGGTGGCAGCGGCGGCCGGTAGGCGCGGGGGAACACAGGGGCCGCTACGGGAGCCGCGCCGCCGTCCATGTCATTCCACTTCAAGTGACTTCATGTGATGTCAGCTGAATGTAAAAGACAGTGATCTCACGCGGAGGGGAAGATGTTTGCCATCAAAATGTGACAGAGAAGATACGCTGCATGGCTCAGAACACATCTCCTTGGCGGTGGGGGAAAGAGGTAAATGCGAGGTGGCTCTCCCGGTCCCCTTTAACTTTGCCCCTTCACTGTCCAGCTCCCATCTTGCGGGCGGAGCCCGGGGTCCAGGGAAGGGCTCAGGGGAGTTAATTTGAggctctttcccttctttctttcctttatatctctcttcttttcctttgtaagccctccctttcttccccctttcaaaGTCCCAGGGCAGGGGCCGGTGGGTTCCTGTGTGCCCCCAGTTAATGGGCGGTAATTTGGTACCCTTGGGTGCACTTTGTTCTGCCCTGTTCATTTGAATGCAAATGGGTGACCTGGGCCTGACAAGGTGCTTATTAAATTCGGTTTCCCTCTTGCCTTTTCGGGAATGCAGACTTAGGCTGTTCCCCGGCCCAGTTCGGCTGGGCTCGGCTCGACTTCACGCGCCATGGCAAGCTCGGCTTCCCTGGAGACCATGGTGACCCCGGCCTGCCCGCGTGCTGGAGCGTCGCCGGCCACTTCCAAGACACTGGCCTTCTCCATCGAGCGCATCATGGCCAAGACGTCGGAACCCCGCGCGCCCTTTGAGCCCCGGCCTGGGGCGCTGGAGACGGACGGCGGCCAGGGCAAGAAACTGCTTAACCTCTGTTCACCGCTGCCCTGTATGATCCCACTCCAGCCCCTGGGCTACGAAATGCCTTCCAAGACGCTGCTTAGTTACTCGGAGCTCTGGAAAAGCAGCCTCCGGGCGGGCGGcggtggaggaggaggaagtggtGGCGGCGGGGGGGGGCCCGGTGTGCGGCGCCAGTGGCTTGTGCAAAACCAACTGTGGCGTGTGTTGCAAGGCCGAGCTGGGCCTGACGCCGTCCGCGCTGCCTGCCGGCAGGGTCATCAAGCCCCAAGTCATCAACCAGGCAATGGGGCTGCCAGCCAGTGGCTCGCTCTACTACTTCAACTACCTGGACTCGGCCGCGTACCCGCCGTCTGAGCTGCTGGGCGGTCACCTCTTCCCGTCCGGCCTCCTCAACGCGCAGGGCCCCGCGGCCCTGGCCGCGCACCCCAAGCTCTTTCTGCTGGAGAATGCCAAGTTGGCCGGCCTGGCCGCGGACAAGTTCCCCCATCAGGCCCCTTATTCCCACAAGGAGCGCCTGCCTGCGCCGCTGGAGCAGGTGCTGAAGGAGAATTCGGCCCTGTCTGCAGAACGCGGCGGTGTCAAGGGCCACGGCAAGCTGGCTGGGGGCTCCTCGGACGGCAAACCCAAGAACTTCACCTGTGAGGTGTGCGGCAAGGTGAGGCCTAGGGGCCGCGGGGGCCGGGAGGGGAGAACAGCAGTGGCTGCTTCTCTGGGACAGCTCCTTTACTAGATGGGGAACCCCCCAATAGCTGGCTACCCAGATTGGGGTGGGAAGAAGGGaacctgggcctcagtttccttttctgtaaaacgGGGTGGTCTTTTTGCAGTACTGCTGCCAGCAGTGGGTTGGAAAGCACTTTGTAAATTGAAAGGCACTCTGGTTTCCCAAGAGGGTGTTGGTTGCTAGGGATAGGAAGTGGCCTCTCAGGGCTGATTCTAGACTCTCCTACGGACACACCACAAGGCCCGCTCGTGTCCCTCCATAGGTGTTTAATGCTCACTATAATCTCACCCGCCACATGCCGGTCCACACGGGAGCCAGACCGTTCGTGTGCAAAGTCTGCGGCAAAGGCTTCCGCCAGGCCAGCACGCTCTGCAGACACAAAATTATTCACACCCAGGTACGTGGCCCCCGCGCCGGCGTATTACCACCCCGCTCCTGAGAGATGGCGTTGGGGAGAGGATGGCCAAGTGTTCCCCCCCTTATCCCTCCCGTGGGGCCCGTGTCCCTTCGAGATGCCCCCCGAGTTGCCCTCTCCAAGCTGGGGCCTCGACCTCACTGTGTGCGTGCCCCTCTCCGCAGGAAAAGCCGCATAAATGCAACCAGTGCGGCAAAGCCTTCAACCGCAGCTCCACGCTCAACACGCATATCCGCATCCACGCGGGCTACAAACCCTTCGTCTGCGAATTTTGCGGCAAAGGCTTTCACCAAAAAGGTAACGTGCCTGGCGGGGCCCTCTCCTCACCTCGGGATTCGGCGGGTCGCGGCTGGCAGGAACGCGAGGAGAGATCCGGAGAGAGGGAGAGCGAGAGCTGCAGGCTAAGACGCAGCATTTCTTTGGAATAGGGTTTTGCTGGCTTAAAGTGGAAGCTGTCTGGGCGGGGTGGTATCCTTGCTGGGTGGGAGCACAGGGAGACACAATTTAGGAGGTGGGAAGGAAGGCGgacaaggagaaagaaagtaGGAGAGAGAGGGGATATTGTCTTGTAGGAAAAGATTCCCTTTGTCGCCGTAACTACcctttcagatgaaaaaaaaaaattcggaGCAAAATACACCTCCTGGAACGACATAGGACTTGGGGGAAACCGCCACAGTCCCCCAAGCGCCCCCAGGCCCAGCGCCCCCGTTCGGATTTCCCAAAGCACATTTGTATCCCTAGGCGGTGGTTGGCGGACAAGTGGGAGTaacttcaaaaataagaaagcaaaaaaatggGGGCTGCAGCTCGGATTCGTGCAAATTTCTTCGCGCGAGTTAGCAGGAGGAAAAAGAACGCAATGTATCTCCAAGCCGCGCAAAAGTTTTCTGGCCGGCGGGAGAAGGGCGGGAGGGATGCTGCGCAGGTTTTAGGACTAGATGGGGCAGGGCGCGGGACCGCCCGGAGGGCCTCGGTCCTGTCGGGAGAGCCCCGGGCTTGACACAAATGAAGTTTGACAACTTCTTCATTCATAGAGGTCGCGCCTGCCTAACCAAGCGTTGCCTCCTTTGCGCGGGCACCTGAGTTGTCCCCGGGACGCCCGGGGCCCCCGTTTTACTCCattcccccactttttttttttttttttttttttttggtctccttTAGGGAACTACAAGAACCATAAGCTGACCCACAGCGGCGAGAAGCAGTACAAATGCACCATCTGCAACAAGGCCTTCCACCAGGTCTACAACCTGACATTCCATATGCACACTCACAATGACAAGAAGCCTTTCACGTGCGCCACTTGCGGCAAAGGGTTTTGCAGAAACTTTGACTTAAAGAAACACGTGCGCAAACTCCACGACAGCGTCGGCCCCGCCGCCCCCTCAGCAAAGGACTTGAATGCTCGGACAGTGCAGAGCTGAGAGCTGCTGCCTCGTTCTCCCTTTCGGCCCTGTTCCATCCCCAAAACAGATCACACACAAAAACTCATTtctaatattaaaagaaaaaatatagcaGAGAGGCTAGAATCTATTTATCGAAACCAGCATATTTTTGGAAAGCTAAACGTTTCCTCGATGACTGGCAGCAAACGTGTGGCTCCCACCTTTGTATATTTAGGAAACTTTATTTAAATCCAGAGCGCCGAAACGTATTTAATTCCAAGGCCTCAGCTTCCCCGGCTGCCGGTTTTAACCCCAGCCTGACACCGTGAGCTCCCGGGAAGAGCGCGGCGCCCTCAGCCTTCTTTATACAGCCATGTAAATTCTCCTGTACAAGCGAACTCggaatatatgcacatatatatatatatataactaaatatatatatatatatgactaaaTAAACAGAATGGTTAGTGCGCGTTTTTCCCCCCTCTCCCCTCGCGGTGAGTGCAGTTCAGCAACCCGAAAGAACGCAAAGGAAATAAGTGTTTATAGCATTTTCCCCCAAAATGCGACTTCCTTTTGGGGTGCGGGGGTCACGTGAAGCCAAACGGGTGCGCCTGTGTTGTGGCCTCCGGGAGCGAGGGTGCAAAGGCCTACATCAGGCCTCCACGTGGTGCCAGGTTTCTATTTGGTGACTGGATGCTTGGGTTCTTGGGTTTGCCTCATTGggttttgaaatttcaaaaaaaaaaaaaaaagtgttaaaagtggcaggggggaggggagcaggtaTTGGGTGCATTCGCGGGCGAAAACGGAGTCAGCGGCCAGTGCACTGCCCCGCCAGGATGTCTCTGGATGCGTCCCCTTCCCCGGGGCGGCCTGAAGGGGTCAACCCTCGCTCCCAATCTTCCCAGGAGGCGAGAGCTAGAGGCTAAGGGTTCCCAGCCCAGCCTGACAGGTCGGCTCTGGGTCTGGGGCCGCACGACCTCGGGTGCTTTGAGCTCTAAAGCCGAAGGGCGCGACCGGGTTGCGCGAtttcgccgccgccgccgcagccgcCGCCTCCAGTTGCCTGATTACCGCGCAGTTAGCCCATTTCCTGAATAGCTATCTCCGCCGCCGAGCACGCTGATGAAATGATCTCACGCTTGCTTTCTAAGTAATGACCCAAATTAAGAGAGAAAACAGAGACCCTTCAAACAGCATTACATTAATCATCTAATCATTCCCAGGAGGGGGCCGGCCACCACCGCCCCGTTTGATCCGAATCTGGATAATCAAGAGCTCGGATTACCGGCTCGGCGCACAcggccgccccccccccccccccaacacacacactttTAATATCCGCGCGGCGATGCAGCCCACGTCTTCTGGAAGAAGGCTCCCTAGTGCGGGGACGAGATGCGGCGCGCGGCCCGGGAGTGCGCTTTCACGTAGCCTCGCCAATGCCAGGGCGAGAAAGGGTAAGCGCTGACCTCAAGCGGATTTCCACGGCCGGGAGCTGCtgtttggaggaaaaaaatggtCAGTGCTAAGGACAATCCCCAAGTAACCCTGAAAGTGACTAAGTAACGGCTTTATCCCGACTCCTGGTGTACAGTAGGAGCCTAGGTCAGTGCACGCCAGTGACTTCCACAAACACATTTCCTGAGCTCTTGCTCCAAGCCAGGCGCTCGACACacattctctcaaacattaacCACACCCCGCAAACTGGGAATTATTCCCACTTTACGGACAAAGAAAATGTAGCAGAGATAGCTAAGTGATATACGCAGGGGACAGACAAGGCTAGGTATAGTCGGGATTCGAACTCTGAACTTCCAGGTTCAGCACCCCAAGGGCCAAGTCACTGGAAGGATGTTCGTTAGCAAGGTGGAAGGTCTGTCCTGGTCCCAGCCGACGGTAAGGTCCCCTACTCGCAGACCCATTGTGCGGGGAAGGAGAAGCGTTGATCTTGTTTGCACAGTGGACGGCGACAGCTTCCTCAGGCTGTCGCGGGAGGTATTTTTAGTACCTCCGATTCCGAAATAGGAACATGTACATTAGAATTCCATTTCCTGAAAGGAGAGCGTCCTCGTTTTTTgtactctccccaccccccaacaagTCTGGGGAGATGCAGCCAGGGGAGGGGGGATGAGGAAGCGAGGGGGAATTTAAATGTTAGCTCGTTCTGGCTGCGGTTAGCTGAAGGAAGATTGGGACCCAGCGGAATATGCAGATTCAACTCCGAAATCTTGGTGGGTGTCACCCACCTCAGGAAACCCCAGGATGGGTGAGGAGGGCTTGGCGGCTACTGGTATGGAAATACCGCCTCGCGTTTCCCAGACATCCATCCCTAGGGAGATTGCGGCCGATTTGAGGAGTCAGCCCCCTTCCTTGTTCTCACACAGAGTTTTATTAGCCCGCCTTTCCCCATTTCTGGGAGATCCTGGGTGCCTCACCACAGTCATCGCAGCTAAAATACTTtccgggtttttttttttttctgaaaagaatcCTTTGCAGACTAGCGATGGTCAGGCCAAGCTCACCTTTCTCCTCAACAGCCCCAGAAGGAGGGACAACTGGCACACGCCCCAAAATCTAGCACAGAAGCATCCTCTTGCAGAAGTGGGGAGAAAGTTGGCCTGCGTGGGAGATCATAACTGAGATCTCctctatcttaaaaaaaaataaaataaaaaataaataaataatagatgggGCACCCCCATCCAGTGAAATCACTTTCCTAACCATCAAGTGAGAGAACTTTCATGGAGAAatgttttgtaataagttttcacaggagaaagaatttccatctcatAAATCTTGAGAAATTTGTTTCCAGGTGACAATTCTGAAGAGGGCTAAAGGATGGCTTGTTTGCAAACTAGgctggagataaaaataaaactaccGGCCTTGCTGCCTTGGACTGCGCATCTCTGCAGCTAGGGAGAGGCATAGTGGCTATGGCTCAGGGAGGTACCCAAGCAGAATTTCATGTACATTCCATCTCCTGAAGGTTGTTTCCTCACAACCTGATTGTTACTTAACCTTCACACCATCTCCTGTCAATCTCTCTCACCTGAAAAGGTGTTATTTCACATCTGGCAGTAATTGTAGATAAACAGAGTTCTTCTGTATCTATAGGGTTTAGCTCTGCTTTTGACAGGTTCGAAGTCATTCCTCCCAGGTTAAATATGTCTGCTTCTTTCAGATGTGGAATTCAGGAAAGGATTCCTTCTCTGGAAAGGTAGCGTGAGGAGGAAAGGAACCTCCTGCCTGTATTACTGAACACCTTTCCCAGACAGCACGCACCCTGAAGCCAGTGCTCAGTGCTTTCAGTAACCATCATAGCTGGAATCCTTATTCACCATGCATGGGAATTGATGGGTGAAAGGCTCTGTTTTCTAACGCCATTCATTTCATCTTTAGTATTATTTTGCATGAGTTGTGGTTtgcaaaattaataaatgatttaAACAAGGTAGTCATCAGCTGCATATTAATATTCTAACCTTGATTAAATTGAAGAGGCCgcccttaaaaaatattttttaaaaaatcaaattgcgGGGGAGGGGAATCCTGTCACAGACACAAAAAAGACTCCAATTATCTTTTCTCCTACAAGATGTTTGTTCTGTCCATGACTGCTCACACTTCAGCAATCTTGCCAGcaagactcaaaaaaaaaaaaaaaaaacctcttccaAAGCCACAGCCTTATACATAACAGATTGAACAGTCCTATTGCCTTAGGCGGGTTAGAGGTTCCTCTCTGCAAAGAGCGACACAGAGAAGTTGCCAGCATCCAGACACATTTTGGGGGGCACTGTGCTCATTCTTTCATTACTGCAGAAACGGGTCTGTGCAGTCCCTGTTTTGCCCACAAGTGGCTGTCTGAGCCGGGACGAAGAGTTCCAGCAACAAGGTGTCCAGGTGTGCTGGTGGTGAGTGGGCTGGGGAAGAGAAGTAGGAATAAAAGGAAGGGTTGGAGGCAGAGGGGGTAGGTAGAGGACTGCCAAAGAGAGGACAGGAGTCTTGAGAAAATGCTGGGAAATAAACAACCTCAAGGCAGCTGCGTTGCCCTTTTCCCTGCACTTCCCTCTCAAACGTCTGAGCAACCAGTTTGCTCCTAGAAACATGTTAATTGCCAACGGAGCTCATTAAGGCATGCACATGCAAAACACAGCAAGAaagattaaatggacaaaagcGCAATAATGAACTGTCAACAATCGGGCCCATCTACGCAACCAGGATCACTCAAGAATGAGGCATTTAGAGGCAACAAAGGATTGTCTGGGACAGGAAGAAAAGACGACCTAGACTTTTGTTTAGTCAACACAATTGATTACAAATGAGAGATTAACAGGATAGCttcaggtttttttaaaaagaggcagaaaagaaaagtccaattAAGTCCACCGAATGTTAACTACATTGCGTTCCATGCCTAGCCCCAAAGAAATTCTCATTAAACCATCCCTGGCGATCCCTTTTGGAAAGTAATTTGTCTCCCTGATGGAGCAGAGAAAGAGAATCGTGTAAAAGAAAGCGTTAGTTCTTGGCACAATGAGCTTAGGAGACACACTAGAAAGAGCCAAAGGGGGAGTTAATGAGCATCTGACAAACTGCTTGGATTCAGGCCTAGAGAACAGCGATGAAAAGATGAAATTGGCCAACAACTATTCTTTATATCAAACATAAAAAGGCCAATCTGAAATGGGGCTGCTCAAAACTGGTTGAAAGTACATAGCCCAAGAAAAGAGAGCCACGGCCAGAACCCTTGTGGACAGTGGAGGGACAGTGTGAAGGACTCAGTAGGCCATAAGCTAG
This portion of the Tamandua tetradactyla isolate mTamTet1 chromosome 15, mTamTet1.pri, whole genome shotgun sequence genome encodes:
- the FEZF2 gene encoding LOW QUALITY PROTEIN: fez family zinc finger protein 2 (The sequence of the model RefSeq protein was modified relative to this genomic sequence to represent the inferred CDS: inserted 2 bases in 1 codon) is translated as MASSASLETMVTPACPRAGASPATSKTLAFSIERIMAKTSEPRAPFEPRPGALETDGGQGKKLLNLCSPLPCMIPLQPLGYEMPSKTLLSYSELWKSSLRAGGGGGGGSGGGGGGXPVCGASGLCKTNCGVCCKAELGLTPSALPAGRVIKPQVINQAMGLPASGSLYYFNYLDSAAYPPSELLGGHLFPSGLLNAQGPAALAAHPKLFLLENAKLAGLAADKFPHQAPYSHKERLPAPLEQVLKENSALSAERGGVKGHGKLAGGSSDGKPKNFTCEVCGKVFNAHYNLTRHMPVHTGARPFVCKVCGKGFRQASTLCRHKIIHTQEKPHKCNQCGKAFNRSSTLNTHIRIHAGYKPFVCEFCGKGFHQKGNYKNHKLTHSGEKQYKCTICNKAFHQVYNLTFHMHTHNDKKPFTCATCGKGFCRNFDLKKHVRKLHDSVGPAAPSAKDLNARTVQS